One Novosphingobium sp. G106 DNA segment encodes these proteins:
- the egtB gene encoding ergothioneine biosynthesis protein EgtB: MGAALADSYRVDSYRAVRALSEALVAPLSDADATLQSMPDASPAKWHLAHTTWFFETFLLRDHLDGYRLFDERWPFLFNSYYEAEGPRHPRAARGMLARPAVSELLAYRAHVDDAMAALLGRAELAGLIELGLAHEQQHQELLLTDVKHALWSNPLGPAYALASPGAGSGGETGWIEHPGGIARIGHAGQGFAFDNEGPSHRVLLEPFALADRLVSNAEWAAFIADGGYRTPALWLSDGWTWVQQEKIAAPLYWHEGESFTHAGWQDRDPAAPVTHVSYYEADAFATWAGARLPTEFEWEAIGQGHDAAAGNQLDEARAVLPTGSASLFGDCWQWTRSAYLPYPRFRPAEGAVGEYNGKFMSGQFVLKGASCATPRGHSRASYRNFFYPHQRWQFTGLRLAKDI; this comes from the coding sequence GTGGGGGCTGCTCTTGCCGACAGCTATCGCGTCGATTCGTATCGTGCCGTCCGGGCGCTGAGCGAAGCGCTCGTCGCGCCGCTGTCTGACGCCGACGCTACGCTCCAGTCGATGCCCGATGCCTCACCGGCGAAGTGGCACCTGGCGCATACCACCTGGTTCTTCGAGACCTTCCTCCTGCGCGATCATCTCGACGGCTATCGGCTGTTCGACGAGCGCTGGCCCTTCCTATTCAATTCCTATTACGAAGCCGAAGGGCCGCGCCATCCACGCGCCGCGCGCGGCATGCTCGCGCGTCCGGCTGTGTCCGAACTGCTGGCCTATCGCGCGCATGTCGATGACGCGATGGCGGCGCTATTGGGTCGCGCAGAGCTGGCCGGGCTGATCGAACTGGGGCTGGCGCACGAGCAGCAGCATCAGGAACTGCTGCTCACCGACGTCAAGCACGCGCTGTGGAGCAATCCGCTCGGACCGGCCTATGCGCTCGCTTCGCCGGGCGCAGGCTCAGGCGGCGAGACGGGCTGGATCGAGCATCCCGGCGGCATCGCCCGGATCGGCCACGCCGGCCAGGGTTTCGCCTTCGACAACGAAGGGCCGTCGCACCGCGTGCTGCTCGAACCTTTCGCGCTGGCGGATCGACTGGTGAGCAATGCCGAATGGGCCGCCTTCATTGCCGATGGCGGCTACCGCACCCCCGCGCTCTGGCTGTCCGATGGCTGGACCTGGGTCCAGCAGGAGAAGATCGCCGCGCCGCTCTATTGGCACGAGGGCGAAAGCTTTACCCATGCGGGGTGGCAGGATCGCGATCCCGCAGCGCCCGTGACGCATGTCTCCTATTACGAGGCCGATGCCTTCGCGACCTGGGCCGGGGCGCGGCTGCCCACCGAGTTCGAGTGGGAAGCGATCGGGCAGGGGCATGATGCCGCGGCCGGCAACCAGTTGGATGAAGCGCGCGCAGTCCTGCCCACGGGCTCGGCCAGCCTGTTCGGCGATTGCTGGCAATGGACCCGCTCCGCCTATCTGCCTTATCCCCGCTTCCGCCCGGCCGAAGGCGCGGTGGGCGAGTACAACGGCAAGTTCATGAGCGGCCAGTTCGTGCTCAAGGGCGCGAGCTGCGCGACGCCGCGCGGCCATTCGCGGGCCAGCTACCGGAATTTCTTCTACCCCCACCAGCGCTGGCAGTTCACCGGCCTGCGCCTGGCCAAGGATATCTGA
- a CDS encoding SDR family oxidoreductase, giving the protein MDLAKYGPWALITGGSEGVGAAFARQLAADGFKLVLVARKPEPLEELAAELRGKGAEVRVLSADLSKPDVLDHVRAVTDDIEIGLLVYNAGANNTRGNFIELPREVPDSVIAINVLGQTEFARHYGAPMIARGRGGIILTGSLGGYLGSATLAAYTAAKAFSRVFTEALWAECQPLGVDVLHLNIGFTATPAMARLGLPIEYAEAPENVAREGLDNIANGPVWIVSTKGNLEQAKRTSIVENRAETVRAFQIGPREDTGKAAIEQEELANGS; this is encoded by the coding sequence ATGGATCTTGCAAAATATGGTCCCTGGGCCCTGATCACCGGGGGCTCGGAAGGTGTCGGCGCAGCTTTTGCACGGCAACTCGCGGCCGACGGCTTCAAGCTGGTTCTGGTGGCGCGTAAGCCCGAGCCGCTCGAGGAACTGGCCGCAGAACTGCGCGGCAAGGGCGCCGAAGTGCGCGTGCTGTCGGCCGATCTCAGCAAGCCCGACGTGCTCGATCACGTTCGGGCCGTGACTGACGACATCGAGATCGGCCTGCTCGTCTACAACGCCGGCGCCAACAACACGCGCGGCAACTTCATCGAACTGCCGCGCGAAGTGCCGGACTCGGTGATCGCGATCAACGTGCTCGGCCAGACCGAATTCGCCCGCCATTATGGTGCGCCGATGATCGCGCGCGGGCGCGGCGGCATCATCCTCACGGGTTCGCTCGGCGGCTATCTCGGCTCGGCCACGCTGGCCGCCTATACCGCCGCCAAGGCCTTCAGCCGGGTCTTCACCGAGGCGCTCTGGGCCGAATGCCAGCCGCTGGGCGTCGACGTGCTGCATCTCAACATCGGCTTCACTGCGACTCCGGCGATGGCGCGGCTCGGCCTGCCGATCGAATATGCCGAAGCGCCCGAGAACGTCGCGCGCGAAGGCCTCGATAACATCGCCAACGGGCCGGTCTGGATCGTCAGCACCAAGGGTAATCTGGAACAGGCGAAGCGGACTTCGATCGTGGAAAACCGCGCTGAGACCGTGCGCGCTTTCCAGATCGGGCCGCGCGAGGATACCGGCAAGGCGGCCATCGAACAGGAAGAACTCGCTAATGGATCTTGA
- the egtD gene encoding L-histidine N(alpha)-methyltransferase, with product MALLAECSLAERDLIEAPDDGLHAQFRCDVLTGLARPQKVIPARWFYDRKGSELFEEITRLPEYYPTRAEIEILRERCGQIAADVGAGRAVVEFGAGSTAKTPLLLDCIAAASYVPIDISGDFLRESCEGLAVRYPDLPIVPVEGDFTHPLVLPKTVAGRPALGFFPGSTIGNLGPAQAVDLLRAMRATLGEDSMLLIGMDMIKDRSVLTAAYDDTAGVTAAFNLNVAARINRELGGTIPVEALRHRIVWNDEQARIEMHLEATHDIAFEICGRDFAMRAGETIHTENSHKYDLRSATQLLLAGHWQPFAHYTDSQNRFMVVLARAREEAITA from the coding sequence ATGGCGCTGCTCGCTGAATGCTCCTTGGCCGAACGCGATCTGATCGAGGCTCCCGACGATGGCCTCCACGCACAGTTCCGCTGCGACGTGCTGACCGGGTTGGCCCGGCCCCAGAAGGTCATCCCGGCGCGCTGGTTCTATGACCGCAAGGGCAGCGAGCTGTTCGAGGAAATTACCCGGCTGCCAGAATATTACCCGACGCGCGCGGAGATCGAGATCCTGCGCGAGCGCTGCGGCCAGATTGCCGCCGATGTCGGCGCGGGCCGCGCGGTGGTCGAATTTGGCGCCGGCAGCACTGCTAAAACCCCGCTGTTGCTCGATTGCATCGCGGCTGCGAGTTATGTGCCCATCGACATCTCGGGCGATTTCCTGCGCGAATCCTGCGAGGGGCTAGCGGTGCGTTATCCGGACCTCCCGATCGTTCCGGTCGAGGGCGATTTCACCCATCCGCTGGTCCTGCCCAAAACGGTGGCAGGGCGCCCCGCGCTCGGCTTCTTCCCCGGCTCGACGATCGGCAATCTCGGCCCGGCCCAGGCCGTTGACCTGCTGCGTGCCATGCGCGCGACGCTGGGCGAAGACAGCATGCTGCTGATCGGCATGGACATGATCAAGGACCGTTCGGTCCTGACCGCCGCCTACGACGATACCGCCGGCGTGACCGCCGCGTTCAACCTCAACGTCGCCGCGCGGATCAACCGCGAGCTCGGCGGCACGATCCCGGTGGAGGCGCTGCGGCACAGGATCGTCTGGAACGACGAGCAGGCGCGGATCGAGATGCATCTCGAAGCGACGCACGACATCGCCTTCGAGATCTGCGGCCGGGATTTCGCGATGCGCGCCGGCGAGACGATCCACACCGAGAACAGCCACAAGTACGACCTGCGCAGCGCCACCCAGTTGCTGCTCGCCGGGCACTGGCAGCCCTTCGCGCACTACACCGACAGCCAGAACCGTTTCATGGTGGTACTCGCCAGGGCTCGCGAAGAAGCGATCACTGCTTGA
- a CDS encoding CocE/NonD family hydrolase, giving the protein MGVLAASPLHAAHNKSAALGTDPIQNDKVGSYDWVRPQADFVRREVMVPMRDGAELFTVIVFRKGTRDAPILLSRTPYNAASTTARNRSQTITEILPITDADFVNDGYIRVYQDVRGMDRSEGEYVMTRPLRGPLNKTRVDHSTDAYDTIAWLVKNVPETNGKVGMIGSSYLGFTTLMALIDPHPALKAAVPQSPMVDGWKGDDWFHNGAFRPFSFDYLLAQTAARGGGPLPVGSMVDEYETYLETGSTRDIVRKWGIEDMPAVRKVLEHPTYDDYWQGQALDKLLAARKLTVPILLVVGQWDQEDSYGAPAVYRALKPQDPDGQMVHLAIGPWRHSGVNYDGTTLGPLKFEGDTAEQFRSRWMKPFLDCRLKTNPPPCQTPPVITYATGADRWETSQRWPDGAEQPLYLAPQFGLSFQKPGEASSDDYVSDPVKPVPMRPRPVHLDGDDWKTWLVHDQRFADGRPDVLSYTGPVLDRPLHIKGAPRVELHAATSGRDADWVVKLIDVYPRENTRDPTMAGYQLPIGIEIFRGRYVGGFSTPAPLDPGKPYTFQWSLPNVDHVFLPGHRIMVQVQSSLFPLYDRNPQSWVPVVFDAKPGDYVKATQTIYRGGDAASAVWLPVTKD; this is encoded by the coding sequence TTGGGAGTTCTCGCCGCTTCGCCGCTCCATGCTGCGCACAACAAGTCCGCAGCATTGGGCACGGACCCGATCCAGAACGACAAGGTCGGCAGTTACGACTGGGTGCGTCCGCAGGCCGATTTCGTACGGCGCGAGGTCATGGTGCCGATGCGGGACGGTGCCGAACTGTTCACCGTCATCGTCTTTCGCAAGGGCACGCGCGACGCGCCGATCCTGCTGAGCCGCACGCCCTACAATGCAGCCTCGACCACGGCGCGCAACCGCAGCCAGACTATCACCGAGATCCTGCCGATCACCGACGCTGACTTCGTCAATGACGGCTATATCCGGGTCTATCAGGACGTCCGGGGGATGGACCGGTCCGAAGGCGAATATGTCATGACCCGCCCGCTGCGCGGGCCGCTGAACAAGACCAGGGTCGACCATTCGACCGACGCCTACGACACGATTGCCTGGCTGGTGAAGAACGTGCCCGAAACCAACGGCAAGGTCGGCATGATCGGTTCGTCCTATCTCGGCTTCACCACGCTGATGGCGTTGATCGACCCGCATCCGGCGCTCAAGGCGGCGGTGCCGCAGAGCCCGATGGTCGATGGCTGGAAGGGCGACGACTGGTTCCACAACGGCGCATTCCGCCCTTTTTCCTTTGACTACCTGTTGGCTCAGACCGCGGCGCGCGGAGGCGGCCCGCTGCCGGTCGGCAGCATGGTCGACGAATACGAGACCTATCTTGAGACCGGCTCGACGCGTGACATCGTGCGCAAATGGGGCATCGAGGACATGCCGGCCGTGCGCAAGGTGCTCGAGCATCCCACCTACGACGACTACTGGCAGGGCCAGGCGCTCGACAAACTGCTGGCGGCGCGCAAGCTGACGGTGCCGATCCTGCTCGTCGTCGGGCAGTGGGACCAGGAGGATTCTTATGGCGCCCCGGCGGTCTATCGGGCGTTGAAGCCGCAGGATCCCGACGGACAGATGGTCCACCTGGCGATCGGCCCCTGGCGGCATTCGGGGGTCAACTACGACGGGACGACGCTCGGTCCGCTGAAGTTCGAGGGCGATACCGCGGAGCAGTTCCGCAGCCGCTGGATGAAGCCCTTCCTCGACTGCCGGCTCAAGACCAATCCGCCGCCCTGCCAGACACCGCCGGTGATCACCTATGCGACCGGCGCCGACCGCTGGGAGACTTCGCAGCGCTGGCCCGACGGCGCCGAGCAGCCGCTCTACCTGGCCCCCCAGTTCGGCCTCTCGTTCCAGAAGCCCGGGGAGGCGTCGTCGGACGACTACGTGTCTGACCCCGTCAAGCCGGTGCCGATGCGCCCGCGCCCGGTGCATCTCGATGGCGACGACTGGAAGACCTGGCTGGTCCACGACCAACGCTTCGCCGACGGGCGGCCCGACGTGCTGAGCTATACCGGGCCGGTGCTCGACAGGCCACTGCACATCAAGGGCGCGCCGCGGGTAGAGCTGCACGCCGCCACCAGCGGCCGCGACGCCGATTGGGTGGTCAAGCTGATCGACGTCTATCCGCGGGAAAACACGCGCGATCCGACGATGGCCGGCTATCAGCTGCCTATCGGCATCGAGATTTTTCGCGGGCGCTACGTCGGCGGTTTCTCCACACCGGCGCCGCTCGATCCGGGCAAGCCCTATACGTTCCAGTGGTCGCTGCCCAACGTCGACCATGTCTTCCTGCCGGGCCACCGGATCATGGTGCAGGTCCAGTCGAGCCTTTTCCCGCTCTACGACCGCAATCCGCAAAGCTGGGTTCCGGTTGTCTTCGACGCCAAGCCCGGCGACTATGTCAAAGCGACTCAGACGATCTACCGCGGGGGGGATGCCGCGAGCGCCGTCTGGCTGCCTGTGACAAAGGATTGA
- a CDS encoding SDR family oxidoreductase, which translates to MDLEKYGPWALITGGSEGVGAAFARKLAAQGFKLVLSARKPGPLEELAAELRAGGTEVRILSADLSKPDVLDRLREVTDDIEVGLLIYNAGANNTRGNFVELPEEVTQSVIAINVLGQANLTRHYGAAMAKRGRGGIILTGSLSGYMGSPLAGRLHRFKGVQPGLHRRALGRDAAARR; encoded by the coding sequence ATGGATCTTGAGAAATACGGCCCCTGGGCGCTGATCACCGGGGGCTCGGAAGGCGTCGGCGCGGCCTTTGCACGCAAGCTGGCTGCGCAGGGTTTCAAGCTCGTGCTGTCGGCGCGCAAGCCGGGGCCGCTCGAAGAGCTCGCCGCCGAACTGCGCGCGGGCGGAACCGAGGTGCGGATATTGTCGGCCGATCTCAGCAAGCCCGACGTGCTCGACCGACTGCGCGAAGTGACCGACGACATCGAGGTCGGTCTGCTGATCTACAACGCCGGCGCGAACAACACGCGCGGTAACTTCGTCGAGCTGCCTGAGGAAGTGACCCAGTCGGTCATTGCGATCAACGTGCTGGGCCAGGCTAACCTTACTCGGCACTACGGCGCGGCCATGGCCAAGCGCGGGCGCGGGGGGATCATTCTGACCGGATCGCTGAGCGGCTACATGGGCTCCCCCCTCGCTGGTCGCCTACACCGCTTCAAAGGCGTTCAGCCGGGTCTTCACCGAAGGGCTCTGGGCCGAGATGCAGCCGCTCGGCGTTGA